One genomic segment of Panicum virgatum strain AP13 chromosome 2N, P.virgatum_v5, whole genome shotgun sequence includes these proteins:
- the LOC120658949 gene encoding uncharacterized protein LOC120658949, producing the protein MAEEAKKGKKGFLARRKAHCTACCVALAVLLILGALALAFYFRYRPRPPRVVATPVDVSIDEFALLPHPSLRVSVGVHVVVANPSNSPFRYGASVGAVTYHGAPVGQTLVPAGEIGGRSTARVEPATVVDGVKVAENPHFASDAVAGVLPFVAVVRVVGKALVLRAFEVPVAVEVVCFVRMYVFHGESSSRCASTVRAGARAAAAGEGFPAAGYAHEHEHEHE; encoded by the coding sequence atggcggaggaagccaagaaggggaagaagggatTTCTCGCGAGGAGGAAGGCGCACTGCACGGCGTGCTGCGTGGCGCTGGCCGTGCTGCTCATCCTGGGCGCGCTGGCCCTCGCCTTCTACTTCCGCtaccgcccgcggccgccgcgcgtggTGGCGACGCCCGTGGACGTGAGCATCGACGAGTTCGCGCTCCTCCCGCACCCGTCCCTGCGGGTCTCCGTGGGCGTGCACGTGGTGGTGGCCAACCCGAGCAACTCGCCGTTCCGGTACGGCGCGTCGGTGGGCGCGGTGACCTACCACGGCGCGCCCGTCGGGCAGACGCTGGTGCCCGCCGGCGAGATCGGCGGGCGGTCGACGGCGCGGGTGGAGCCGGCCACGGTGGTCGACGGCGTGAAGGTGGCCGAGAACCCGCACTTCGCGTCCGACGCCGTGGCGGGCGTGCTGCCGTTCGTGGCGGTGGTGCGGGTGGTGGGCAAGGCGCTGGTGCTGCGCGCCTTCGAGGTGCCCGTCGCCGTCGAGGTGGTCTGCTTCGTCCGCATGTACGTGTTCCACGGCGAGAGCAGCTCGCGGTGCGCCTCCACCGTGCGCGCCGGGGcccgggcggcggccgccggcgaaggGTTCCCGGCGGCAGGGTATGCGCACGAGCACGAGCACGAGCACGAGTAG
- the LOC120661544 gene encoding WAT1-related protein At5g64700-like, protein MGCSKVYATVLLIRLIYAGMHILTKASFNEGTSTTVFVFYRHAVAAIFLLPFASLEIRKRQAPPLNLKLSLKIFAHAFYGMAGTINLYCIGLKYASATSSSAIFNIVPVVAFILAVMFRMETLKLRSVHGIAKASGILLCVGGVIVLALYQGPELKSMNHHQLLKHHAGAAAAHAHSNQEWALGIFLMTTSVVIWSFWTVKQGPLLLEYPSKLLNTTLQCVFASVQSFAVALVLERDFSRWKLAGAVSLAGVLFTGIVVAAISYYLQIWVIEKKGPVFLSMSMPLSLVFTMAIASFLLGEDVSLGSIIGSVLLVAGLYNVLWGKSREEKQAAGGRDGSGGDGDVEKNTASVQPADGETEEEEGDAAGTPRDVDAAAKV, encoded by the exons ATGGGCTGCAGCAAGGTGTACGCCACGGTGTTGCTCATCCGGCTGATCTATGCCGGCATGcacatcctcaccaaggcctccTTCAACGAGGGCACGAGCACCACGGTCTTCGTCTTCTACcggcacgccgtcgccgccatcttCCTGTTGCCTTTCGCCTCCCTGGAAATCAG GAAGCGACAGGCGCCACCGCTGAACTTGAAGCTCTCTCTCAAGATCTTTGCTCACGCCTTCTACGG GATGGCAGGAACGATCAACTTGTACTGCATTGGCCTGAAATACGCTTCAGCCACCTCTTCATCGGCCATCTTCAACATCGTGCCGGTGGTCGCCTTCATCTTGGCCGTCATGTTCAG GATGGAGACCCTGAAGCTTAGGAGCGTCCATGGCATAGCCAAGGCCTCCGGGATACTCCTCTGCGTCGGCGGCGTCATCGTGCTGGCGCTGTACCAGGGCCCCGAGCTCAAGTCCATGAACCACCACCAGCTCCTCAAGcaccacgccggcgccgccgccgcgcacgcgcattcCAATCAGGAGTGGGCGCTGGGGATCTTCCTGATGACAACGTCCGTCGTGATTTGGTCTTTCTGGACAGTCAAGCAG GGACCCTTGCTGCTGGAGTACCCTTCCAAGCTCCTGAACACGACGCTGCAGTGCGTGTTCGCGAGCGTCCAGTCGTTCGCCGTCGCGCTCGTCCTCGAGAGGGACTTCTCGCGGTggaagctcgccggcgccgtcagCCTCGCCGGGGTCCTCTTCACG GGCATCGTCGTGGCGGCGATCTCGTACTACCTGCAGATCTGGGTGATCGAGAAGAAGGGCCCGGTGTTCCTGTCCATGTCGATGCCGCTGAGCCTCGTCTTCACCATGGCCATCGCCTCGTTCCTGCTGGGCGAGGACGTCAGCCTGGGAAG CATTATCGGcagcgtcctcctcgtcgccggcctctACAACGTGCTGTGGGGCAAGAGCAGGGAGGAGAAGCAAGCGGCGGGCGGCagggacggcagcggcggcgacggcgacgtggaGAAGAATACGGCGTCCGTGCAGCCGGCGGACGGGgagacggaggaggaggagggggacgcCGCCGGGACGCCGCGCGACGTCGACGCGGCGGCCAAAGTCTGA
- the LOC120661545 gene encoding WAT1-related protein At5g64700-like: MLAKMGGSAKAYAAVVLIRLMYSGMHVVSKVALDQGMNPLVFVFYRHTTAALVLIPITFVLERGKAKPVTFKIGWKMFVHALYGVTACGVLFNLGLNYASATSSSALYNVQPVVTFILAVIFGMETLKLTRFHGKVKFAGILFCIAGVTVLAFYEGPMFRSFNHHHLFQNGGSSSPAGAAEEHSKKQWVLGIFLMTLSNVLAGLWTVLQGPLIEDTSKLMNTTLQISCASVQAFLVAVAAERDFTKWKLGWNVGLAAIVYSGVIVTALSYYMQMWTIAKRGPVFLAMSMPLTFVFTIVISSSIIGDAVSLGSIFAGVLLVGGLYNVFWGKSIEERDDLTKISAAAGGKPGLELPPPPQNNKAGLQAPQVPDDDDAAEAKV, translated from the exons ATGCTTGCCAAGATGGGTGGCAGCGCCAAGGCCTACGCTGCCGTCGTTCTCATCAGGCTCATGTACTCCGGCATGCATGTCGTGAGCAAGGTGGCCTTGGATCAGGGCATGAACCCCCTGGTGTTCGTCTTCTACCGGCACACCACTGCAGCGCTTGTTCTGATCCCTATCACCTTCGTTCTCGAGAG GGGAAAAGCTAAGCCGGTGACGTTCAAGATTGGGTGGAAGATGTTCGTGCACGCCCTATATGG GGTGACAGCATGTGGTGTGTTATTTAACCTTGGCCTCAACTATGCTTCTGCTACGTCGTCGTCAGCATTGTACAatgttcaaccggtggtcacatTCATCCTAGCCGTTATATTCGG GATGGAGACTCTGAAACTGACGAGGTTCCATGGCAAAGTAAAATTCGCGGGTATCCTCTTCTGCATCGCCGGCGTCACCGTGCTGGCCTTCTACGAGGGGCCAATGTTCAGATCCTTCAACCATCACCACCTCTTCCAgaacggcggcagcagcagtccCGCGGGAGCAGCAGAGGAGCACTCCAAGAAGCAATGGGTGCTGGGGATTTTTCTCATGACACTATCCAACGTTCTAGCAGGCCTGTGGACAGTGCTTCAG GGGCCACTGATAGAGGACACCTCCAAGCTGATGAACACCACGCTCCAGATCTCGTGCGCGTCGGTTCAAGCCTTCCTCGTGGCCGTTGCAGCCGAGAGGGACTTCACCAAGTGGAAGCTGGGCTGGAACGTTGGCCTCGCCGCGATAGTCTACAGC GGCGTGATCGTGACGGCGCTGTCGTACTACATGCAAATGTGGACGATCGCCAAGAGGGGCCCGGTGTTCCTGGCCATGTCGATGCCGCTCACCTTCGTGTTCACCATCGTCATATCCTCCTCCATCATCGGGGACGCCGTCAGCCTAGGAAG CATCTTTGCCGGTGTGCTTCTGGTGGGAGGCCTGTACAACGTGTTCTGGGGGAAGAGCATCGAGGAGCGAGACGACCTGACCAagatcagcgccgccgccggcggcaagcCCGGGctggagctgccgccgccgccgcagaacaACAAGGCGGGCCTGCAGGCGCCCCAAGTGCCGGATGACGATGACGCCGCAGAAGCGAAGGTCTGA